One Syntrophorhabdaceae bacterium DNA segment encodes these proteins:
- a CDS encoding glycine--tRNA ligase subunit alpha, translated as MYFQDLILALQKFWADKGCIVQQPYDMEVGAGTFHPATFLRSLGPEPWNTAYVQPSRRPADGRYGENPNRLQHYYQFQVIMKPSPKDIQNIYIESLRSFGIDTLYHDIRFVEDDWESPTLGAWGLGWEVWLDGMEITQFTYFQQVGGINLSPITVEITYGIERIAMYLQDVDNVYHVKWNKDILYGDVFLDPEKEFSIYNFEESDPAMLRGLFDTFEREGERLVKGRGLIFPSYDYCLKCSHIFNLLDARGAISVTERANYIAKVRNLAKMCAELYIQKREELGYPLLRAVNSR; from the coding sequence ATGTATTTTCAAGACCTAATACTTGCGTTACAGAAGTTCTGGGCTGATAAGGGGTGCATCGTTCAGCAGCCTTACGACATGGAGGTCGGCGCCGGGACGTTCCACCCCGCCACGTTTCTCCGGTCCCTCGGTCCTGAGCCGTGGAACACCGCCTACGTCCAGCCGTCCAGGCGGCCGGCGGACGGCCGCTACGGCGAGAACCCCAACAGGCTCCAGCACTACTACCAGTTCCAGGTCATCATGAAACCGTCTCCCAAGGACATTCAGAATATCTATATCGAGAGCCTGAGGAGCTTCGGCATCGATACGTTGTACCATGACATCAGGTTCGTCGAGGATGACTGGGAATCGCCGACACTCGGCGCATGGGGCCTCGGATGGGAGGTCTGGCTCGACGGCATGGAGATCACCCAGTTCACCTATTTCCAGCAGGTAGGCGGCATCAACCTCTCGCCAATTACCGTTGAGATCACCTACGGCATTGAGAGGATCGCCATGTACCTCCAGGACGTGGACAACGTGTACCATGTGAAGTGGAACAAGGATATCCTCTATGGGGATGTGTTCCTCGACCCTGAAAAGGAATTCTCGATCTATAACTTCGAGGAATCGGATCCCGCGATGCTGAGGGGACTCTTCGATACCTTCGAGCGGGAAGGTGAAAGGCTCGTCAAGGGACGGGGGCTTATCTTCCCGTCATACGATTACTGCCTGAAATGCTCGCACATCTTCAACCTCCTCGACGCCCGGGGAGCAATCAGCGTCACCGAGCGGGCGAATTACATTGCGAAGGTACGAAACCTCGCGAAGATGTGCGCGGAGCTATATATTCAGAAACGCGAGGAGCTTGGATATCCGCTCTTAAGAGCAGTGAATAGTCGATAG
- a CDS encoding cupin domain-containing protein, which produces MIVKSNEAQKRSFLGVDFILLSHGPESMVTKMLYKKEDNPPLHKHPNEQSGYVISGKYRIIVDNFGSEIGPGDSYSIPRDVEHSIEIVDPGEVLDFFSPPRKDYL; this is translated from the coding sequence ATGATCGTTAAATCGAATGAGGCACAGAAGAGAAGCTTCCTGGGAGTTGATTTTATTCTGCTCTCGCATGGACCGGAATCAATGGTAACGAAAATGCTTTACAAGAAAGAGGACAATCCTCCGTTACATAAGCATCCGAATGAGCAGAGTGGATATGTGATCTCCGGAAAATATAGAATTATTGTTGATAATTTCGGGAGCGAAATTGGTCCGGGTGATTCATACTCCATTCCTCGCGATGTTGAGCATAGCATTGAAATCGTAGATCCCGGTGAAGTACTGGACTTCTTCAGTCCACCAAGAAAGGACTATCTATAG
- a CDS encoding BrnT family toxin codes for MKIEWDPKKAKSNLKKHGVSFEEAATTLSDPMAATGHDPDHSVYEERFVTFGVSRAGRLLVVSHTEHKDTIRIISARKADKGERELYEEG; via the coding sequence ATGAAAATCGAATGGGACCCGAAGAAAGCTAAGAGCAACCTTAAAAAACATGGAGTCTCATTTGAAGAAGCTGCAACTACTTTAAGCGATCCCATGGCTGCAACTGGCCATGATCCAGACCATTCTGTTTACGAAGAACGTTTTGTCACTTTCGGTGTTTCTCGGGCTGGCAGACTTCTGGTAGTATCCCACACCGAACATAAGGATACAATTCGAATTATAAGTGCCCGCAAGGCGGACAAAGGAGAACGAGAACTCTATGAAGAAGGATAA
- a CDS encoding PP2C family protein-serine/threonine phosphatase gives MISSENEQGMFVTILCAMLNTETGEVEIANAGHNPPLIHRGRGEGFEYIALPEGIVLGPIEGARFSSLKVTLEPGDVIFFYTDGVTEAMNPRSEFFSEERLKTTLTSMQSEQIVDMVSGIRDAVKDFAQEAPQSDDITMLALQYKGATGGS, from the coding sequence ATGATCTCCTCCGAGAACGAACAGGGAATGTTCGTTACGATCCTGTGCGCCATGCTGAATACGGAAACAGGTGAGGTAGAGATCGCGAATGCCGGTCATAATCCTCCGCTTATCCATAGAGGCAGGGGCGAAGGTTTTGAATATATCGCTTTGCCCGAGGGCATCGTCCTGGGCCCCATTGAGGGTGCAAGGTTCTCTTCGCTCAAGGTGACCCTTGAGCCTGGCGATGTGATCTTTTTTTATACTGACGGGGTCACCGAGGCCATGAACCCCCGATCAGAATTCTTCTCTGAAGAGAGGCTCAAAACAACGCTAACATCTATGCAGAGTGAGCAGATCGTGGACATGGTCTCCGGCATAAGAGATGCGGTAAAAGACTTTGCCCAGGAAGCCCCCCAGTCGGACGACATCACAATGCTGGCATTACAATACAAAGGCGCAACCGGCGGCAGCTAA
- a CDS encoding AAA family ATPase translates to MDCSAHCSEDGLLHFFLNPEHYPEQTSRVSHEETHISHIFLCDDFVYKVKKPVDFGFLDFSTLRKRRFYCHKEVVLNSRLAQGVYLGVVPIYQKGDAYSFHREKGGRIVEYAVKMKRIPHELILYNLIEEGRPLYGELEEIGKTIALFHHRAAIYRGKRYGGIETITNAARENFEQIRPFCGTMFEERLYNQLVDYTMSFIDEHQHTFPERRKGGYIREGHGDLHSQHICLTRPPVIFDCIEFNEAFRIIDILEDIAFLFMDLEYRGRFDLSARLSKAYSKHQKDDFDKELLRFYKIYRSVVRGKVEGFRAHDVGDEDTKRQGMKTARDYFNLAGYYLNHSHQTFNPVVIMGLSGSGKSTIAKEFSPDWIILRSDAIRKRLSGIRDEEHAYREYGTGIYTEEQTERIYSLLLEEAVKNALEGKRVVVDATYLKSTQRLAFYQRCVEKDLNPFFIHCFACEEVLRERIIKRMAENTDISDAHIETLQRQMEDQEEPAELPYCRVLRLNTEDTLHKTMSALKEFL, encoded by the coding sequence GTGGATTGCTCAGCCCATTGCTCAGAAGACGGTCTCCTTCATTTTTTCCTGAACCCGGAACATTACCCGGAGCAGACATCCCGCGTAAGCCACGAGGAAACCCATATATCCCATATCTTTCTCTGTGATGATTTCGTCTACAAGGTAAAGAAGCCGGTGGATTTCGGATTCCTCGATTTTTCGACGCTGAGGAAGCGGCGTTTTTACTGTCACAAAGAGGTCGTCCTCAATTCCCGCCTCGCACAGGGCGTCTATCTTGGAGTAGTCCCGATCTATCAAAAGGGGGACGCGTACTCCTTTCACAGGGAGAAAGGGGGTCGCATCGTTGAGTATGCGGTGAAGATGAAGAGGATCCCCCACGAACTTATCCTCTATAACCTTATCGAGGAGGGGAGACCCTTATACGGCGAGCTTGAGGAGATCGGGAAGACCATTGCCTTATTTCATCACAGGGCAGCGATCTACCGGGGAAAAAGATACGGTGGCATTGAAACCATAACGAATGCAGCCAGGGAAAACTTTGAGCAGATCAGGCCTTTCTGCGGGACCATGTTCGAGGAAAGACTGTACAACCAGCTTGTCGATTACACGATGAGCTTCATCGATGAACATCAACATACCTTCCCGGAGAGAAGGAAGGGCGGCTACATAAGGGAAGGGCACGGGGACCTCCATTCCCAGCACATATGCCTGACGCGACCCCCGGTCATCTTCGACTGCATAGAGTTCAATGAGGCGTTCAGGATAATAGACATCCTCGAAGACATCGCCTTTCTTTTCATGGACCTGGAATACCGGGGAAGGTTTGACCTTTCCGCAAGGCTCTCTAAGGCGTACTCAAAACATCAGAAGGATGATTTTGATAAAGAACTCCTGAGATTTTATAAAATATACAGATCAGTTGTCAGGGGGAAGGTGGAGGGATTCCGGGCACACGATGTGGGAGATGAAGATACAAAGCGACAGGGCATGAAGACGGCACGGGATTACTTCAACCTCGCGGGATACTATCTCAACCATTCCCATCAAACCTTTAACCCTGTGGTGATCATGGGTCTTTCAGGTTCGGGAAAGTCCACTATCGCGAAGGAATTTTCACCGGACTGGATCATTCTCAGATCTGACGCGATACGGAAAAGGCTGTCGGGCATCAGGGATGAAGAGCATGCGTATCGTGAATACGGGACGGGTATATATACGGAGGAACAGACGGAGAGGATATACTCCCTTCTCCTGGAAGAGGCGGTGAAGAATGCCCTGGAGGGAAAACGGGTGGTCGTGGACGCAACATATCTCAAGTCGACCCAGAGACTGGCCTTTTATCAAAGATGTGTGGAAAAGGACCTCAATCCCTTTTTTATCCATTGCTTTGCCTGCGAGGAGGTCCTGCGGGAGAGGATTATAAAGAGGATGGCGGAAAATACCGACATATCGGACGCGCACATAGAGACCCTCCAGAGGCAGATGGAGGATCAGGAAGAGCCCGCAGAACTTCCGTACTGCAGGGTATTGCGGCTCAATACGGAGGATACCCTTCACAAGACCATGAGCGCCCTGAAGGAGTTTCTGTAG